From Hymenobacter sedentarius, a single genomic window includes:
- a CDS encoding T9SS type A sorting domain-containing protein, producing MFTPLLARLKKASRWLPLALLPFAAHAQNLNYGAANAVNVAGTYTDLGTNGTVIATANADDANSAAQNIGFTFNYNGTAFTQFILNTNGLIKLGSTPPSTAALYYENFGGGAGVDPLGGAAGAADINLIMPFNFDLQAGTSAAEYRVQTTGTAPNRVCTIQWKNVSDKSDPAGAANAAASQYANFSFQVKLYENSNIEFVYGTATPSASPAGTRFPNVGLKGSSTATNQVTLALKGVPSDPWSSTTFINQNYGQQAHNISKDGLPDAGRTYRFTPGGIAPPPANDDPAGAIALPLAATCTPTNGTNVGATTTTPAGYGNPGCGVAINPKDVWYKFTTAASGQQGSTAVTITVTGAPAGQVRVFSSTGGAAGPFVSVGCSAGQANNAVAPPLELRGLAPATTYYVFVSGVGSSDTQGAFTICASILNLPPKDAAVTVVYTLGKVSSTFGSPVTAQAVITNAGSAALTNVPVTLTVSGATTYTNTQTVATLAAGASTTVTFTYPVAGASGTNTLTVTVPADDHASNNSQTVTQTISTASLSYISGTTFDGGAGVTSAGSVIAVGYRTAGAAAVTSVTPTFVGTATAGSTYQVLVYSAANGQPGTVLYTSPARPRPSAATGAVVTDAVSVPNVAVNGPFFVGIKTVGAENIGLAYQLEEPLRAGTFFFTTTGTTWTDINTSTLNSRLAVDVTLGVATATRNEALAATVSVYPNPAHQRFTLTVPAGSLRAASATLLNALGQVVQTRQLNLSPANGTANFDVSRLAPGVYSLQLSTGTDLVVKRVVVE from the coding sequence ATGTTCACACCTTTACTCGCCCGGCTGAAAAAAGCCAGTCGGTGGCTACCGCTGGCCTTGCTGCCCTTTGCGGCGCACGCCCAAAACCTGAACTATGGCGCGGCCAATGCCGTGAACGTGGCCGGCACCTACACGGACCTGGGGACCAATGGCACGGTCATCGCCACGGCCAACGCCGACGACGCCAACTCCGCCGCCCAGAACATCGGCTTCACGTTTAACTACAACGGCACGGCCTTCACGCAGTTCATCCTCAACACCAACGGGTTAATCAAGCTCGGCAGCACCCCACCTTCTACGGCGGCGCTGTACTATGAGAATTTTGGCGGCGGTGCTGGGGTCGACCCCCTGGGGGGCGCCGCTGGGGCTGCCGACATCAACCTGATTATGCCCTTCAACTTCGATTTGCAGGCGGGCACCAGCGCGGCCGAATATCGGGTCCAGACCACGGGCACGGCGCCCAACCGGGTGTGCACGATTCAGTGGAAAAACGTGAGCGACAAATCGGACCCTGCCGGCGCGGCCAACGCGGCGGCGTCGCAGTACGCCAACTTCAGCTTCCAGGTGAAGCTGTATGAGAACAGCAACATTGAGTTTGTGTACGGTACGGCCACGCCTTCGGCAAGCCCGGCGGGCACCCGCTTTCCCAACGTGGGCCTGAAAGGCAGCAGCACCGCCACCAACCAAGTGACGCTGGCGCTGAAAGGCGTGCCCTCCGACCCGTGGAGCAGCACCACCTTCATCAACCAGAACTACGGCCAACAGGCGCACAACATAAGCAAAGACGGCCTGCCGGATGCCGGGCGCACTTACCGCTTTACGCCCGGCGGCATTGCCCCTCCCCCTGCCAACGACGACCCGGCCGGCGCCATTGCGCTGCCGCTGGCAGCTACCTGCACCCCCACCAACGGAACCAACGTGGGCGCCACCACCACGACGCCCGCAGGGTATGGCAACCCGGGCTGCGGCGTGGCCATCAACCCCAAGGACGTGTGGTATAAGTTCACCACCGCTGCCAGCGGCCAGCAAGGCAGCACCGCCGTCACCATCACCGTTACCGGGGCCCCGGCGGGGCAGGTGCGGGTCTTTTCCAGCACGGGCGGCGCAGCCGGGCCGTTTGTATCGGTGGGGTGCTCGGCGGGCCAGGCCAATAATGCCGTTGCCCCGCCCTTGGAATTGCGGGGCCTGGCGCCGGCCACCACGTATTATGTATTCGTGTCGGGCGTTGGCTCCAGCGATACCCAAGGAGCTTTCACCATTTGTGCCAGCATCCTGAACCTGCCGCCCAAAGATGCGGCCGTAACCGTGGTGTACACGCTGGGCAAGGTGTCGAGCACCTTTGGCTCGCCCGTGACGGCGCAGGCCGTGATAACCAACGCCGGCTCTGCCGCCCTGACCAACGTGCCGGTAACCCTGACGGTGAGCGGCGCCACCACGTACACCAACACGCAGACCGTGGCCACGCTGGCCGCCGGCGCTTCAACCACTGTGACCTTCACGTACCCCGTGGCCGGGGCCAGCGGCACCAACACCCTCACCGTAACCGTTCCGGCCGACGACCATGCCTCCAACAACTCCCAAACCGTCACCCAGACCATTTCGACGGCTTCACTGAGCTACATTTCCGGGACGACGTTTGACGGCGGGGCGGGCGTCACCTCCGCCGGCAGCGTAATTGCAGTAGGCTACCGGACCGCCGGAGCCGCGGCCGTCACTTCGGTCACCCCGACGTTCGTGGGGACGGCCACGGCGGGCTCCACGTATCAGGTGCTGGTGTATTCGGCTGCCAACGGCCAGCCCGGCACCGTGCTGTACACGTCGCCGGCCCGTCCCCGCCCCTCGGCCGCCACCGGCGCCGTCGTGACCGACGCGGTATCCGTGCCCAACGTGGCGGTAAACGGGCCCTTCTTCGTGGGCATCAAAACCGTGGGGGCAGAAAATATTGGGCTGGCCTATCAGTTGGAAGAGCCGCTGCGAGCCGGCACGTTCTTCTTCACCACCACCGGCACCACCTGGACGGACATCAACACTTCCACGCTCAATTCGCGGCTGGCAGTTGATGTAACCCTCGGCGTGGCCACGGCCACCCGCAACGAGGCCCTGGCCGCTACCGTGTCGGTGTACCCAAACCCGGCGCACCAACGCTTCACCCTGACCGTGCCCGCTGGCAGCCTGCGCGCGGCCTCGGCCACGCTGCTCAACGCCTTGGGCCAAGTGGTGCAGACGCGCCAGCTCAACCTCTCCCCAGCCAACGGCACCGCCAACTTCGACGTGAGCCGCCTGGCCCCGGGCGTGTACTCGTTGCAGCTCAGCACCGGCACCGACCTGGTGGTAAAGCGTGTAGTGGTAGAATAA
- a CDS encoding AAA family ATPase yields MNPASDVPVPSAGPADYHPLIRQVFAEMGKVVVGQQPLLTRLLIGLFTGGHILLEGVPGLAKTLTISTLAKVLHLNFQRVQFTPDLLPSDLVGTMIYNQNQSVFEVKKGPIFANLVLADEINRSPAKVQSALLEAMQEKQVTIGETTYQLDLPFLVLATQNPVEQEGTYPLPEAQVDRFMLKVHVDYLKKADELEVMRRMANLSFVEDVQPVLTEADIFGIRQQINQVQISETLEKYLIELVFATRRPADYDLPEFAQAVQFGASPRASIALHRASKAVAYLEGRDYVLPEDIKEVAADVLNHRILLTYEAEADGIRTQDLIEAILRKVPIS; encoded by the coding sequence ATGAATCCCGCTTCTGACGTACCGGTTCCGTCGGCCGGCCCCGCCGACTACCATCCTCTCATTCGCCAGGTTTTTGCCGAGATGGGCAAGGTGGTGGTGGGCCAGCAGCCGCTGCTCACGCGCCTGCTTATCGGCTTGTTTACCGGTGGGCACATCCTGCTCGAAGGCGTGCCGGGACTGGCCAAAACCCTCACCATTTCCACGCTGGCCAAGGTGCTGCACCTGAATTTCCAGCGCGTGCAGTTCACGCCCGACCTACTGCCGTCGGACCTGGTTGGCACCATGATTTACAACCAGAATCAGTCGGTGTTTGAGGTCAAGAAAGGACCGATTTTCGCCAATCTGGTGCTGGCCGACGAAATCAACCGCTCGCCGGCCAAGGTGCAGAGTGCCCTGCTCGAAGCCATGCAGGAAAAGCAGGTCACCATCGGCGAGACCACCTATCAGCTCGACCTGCCCTTTCTGGTGCTGGCCACCCAAAACCCGGTGGAGCAGGAGGGCACGTATCCGCTGCCCGAAGCCCAGGTCGACCGGTTTATGCTGAAGGTGCACGTCGATTACCTCAAGAAGGCCGACGAGCTGGAGGTAATGCGCCGCATGGCCAACCTCAGCTTTGTGGAAGACGTGCAGCCCGTGCTCACGGAGGCCGATATCTTTGGCATCCGCCAGCAAATCAACCAGGTCCAGATTTCGGAAACGCTGGAGAAGTACCTGATTGAGCTGGTGTTCGCCACTCGCCGCCCGGCCGACTACGACCTGCCCGAGTTTGCCCAGGCCGTCCAGTTTGGGGCCAGCCCCCGGGCCAGCATCGCCCTGCACCGCGCTTCCAAGGCCGTAGCCTACCTCGAAGGCCGCGACTACGTGCTGCCCGAAGACATCAAGGAAGTGGCCGCCGATGTGCTCAACCACCGCATTCTGCTCACCTACGAAGCCGAAGCCGATGGCATCCGCACGCAGGACTTGATTGAAGCCATTCTGCGCAAAGTGCCCATTAGCTAG
- a CDS encoding PID-CTERM protein-sorting domain-containing protein, with product MKSFFLKTLLPSLLLVLATTALALAQGEPPTGGPTPGTPPNPTAVPIDGGISLLLAGGVAYGVKRLRNRRRKV from the coding sequence ATGAAATCATTTTTTCTAAAAACTCTGCTGCCGAGCCTCTTGCTGGTGCTGGCAACTACTGCACTAGCGTTGGCTCAAGGGGAGCCACCCACCGGCGGCCCAACTCCTGGCACCCCTCCCAACCCAACGGCCGTTCCCATCGATGGCGGCATTTCGCTGCTGCTGGCCGGCGGCGTGGCCTATGGCGTAAAGCGCCTGCGCAACCGTCGGCGCAAGGTTTAG
- the xrtX gene encoding exosortase X: MPATASASPAPTGNRFLYRFLLIAAALFLVWFFGYEQWLAPDGRLDAALCNQITAAGVGLLRLLGFDAAVSPQYATLVMMRGQPAVIIGAPCNGLVLYALFSGFVAAFPGPWRRKLWFIPAGMVLIWGLNVLRVAALAINHHYAQQSVDFNHHYTFTFIVYGFIFGLWMLWAKRLAVAAHRPAAF, from the coding sequence ATGCCCGCTACTGCCTCCGCCAGCCCCGCGCCGACCGGCAACCGGTTCCTGTACCGGTTCCTGCTTATTGCGGCGGCCCTGTTTCTGGTGTGGTTTTTTGGCTATGAACAATGGCTGGCGCCCGACGGCCGGCTCGATGCGGCCTTGTGCAATCAGATTACGGCGGCTGGGGTGGGGCTGCTGCGGCTGCTGGGTTTTGATGCGGCCGTGAGCCCCCAGTACGCCACCCTGGTGATGATGAGGGGGCAGCCGGCCGTAATAATCGGCGCGCCCTGCAACGGCCTGGTGCTGTATGCGCTGTTTAGTGGGTTTGTGGCCGCCTTCCCGGGTCCCTGGCGGCGCAAGCTTTGGTTTATTCCCGCCGGCATGGTGCTCATTTGGGGGCTGAATGTGCTGCGGGTAGCGGCCCTGGCCATCAATCATCACTACGCCCAGCAGTCGGTCGACTTCAACCACCACTACACGTTCACCTTTATCGTGTACGGCTTCATCTTTGGCTTGTGGATGCTGTGGGCCAAGCGGCTGGCCGTTGCCGCCCACCGCCCCGCGGCATTCTAA
- a CDS encoding XrtX-associated membrane protein, whose amino-acid sequence MLEQPGFRPTKPVHPAYWVSVGALVILLFLIGIYDESILQLLTSFWQKALAAVGLQRQAQALQQGINGGILKRFLPAVATYAVLYLSICLLLLRLLLPTPAQWRLALRLYAGALAVYAAMVLLNKLTGNAAWGYRLSRHLLDFIVSPLPVAALVVLFKSGLGAAAGISAQRTP is encoded by the coding sequence GTGCTTGAACAACCTGGCTTTAGACCAACCAAACCCGTACACCCCGCTTATTGGGTGAGCGTCGGCGCGCTGGTAATCCTGTTGTTCCTAATAGGCATCTACGACGAGTCCATTCTGCAGCTGCTTACTTCTTTCTGGCAAAAAGCACTAGCCGCAGTGGGCTTACAACGCCAGGCCCAGGCCTTGCAGCAGGGAATAAACGGGGGCATTTTGAAACGCTTCTTGCCCGCGGTGGCCACCTACGCGGTGTTGTACCTCAGCATTTGCCTGCTGCTGTTGCGGCTGCTGCTCCCCACGCCGGCCCAGTGGCGGCTGGCGCTGCGGCTCTATGCGGGCGCGTTGGCCGTGTATGCGGCCATGGTGCTGCTAAATAAGCTGACCGGCAACGCGGCCTGGGGCTACCGCCTCAGCCGCCACCTGCTGGACTTTATCGTCAGCCCGCTACCAGTGGCCGCGCTAGTGGTACTATTCAAATCGGGCCTGGGCGCCGCCGCTGGAATTTCAGCTCAACGCACGCCTTAA
- a CDS encoding site-specific integrase — MATVSFHLKDPKAEKPTTIYIWFNPQNGNDRVRIYTGEKILPIYWAGGDVQQARVKGRDIDAELKRTHETLNLNLARMSKRLLACWNECRSQDTLPSAAQLREAIEPEAAPAAPAPPPRPLIDLLAYKERHAITRRPNTVKAIGTLYNHLDRYEQHRGKTLTYEGFTKKFWDDFAAYLLDTARLQDNSIAKLLAHLKHFLGDAHESGHTTLQDYKRWHWKRQDPDVLALTRAELSALERVDLSGLSDTDRLENARALFLISCYTGLRFSDVAALRPEHQNGEWLELRAQKTKEKLTIPLRGNPAVPLLARLWAGLVHPIANQNLNAYIKDVARLAGIDTPTNHDEHRGSLHTSTTHPKYELISTHTGRRTFVTLSLEGRLSWETIMKATGHKDFKSFRRYIQVTSDRLLTEFASVWSKQEHATSNVLPGGSPLPGTA, encoded by the coding sequence ATGGCGACCGTCTCGTTTCACCTCAAGGACCCCAAGGCCGAAAAACCAACGACCATTTACATCTGGTTTAACCCCCAGAACGGGAACGACAGGGTCCGCATCTATACCGGTGAGAAAATCCTGCCCATATATTGGGCCGGCGGTGATGTGCAACAGGCCCGCGTCAAGGGCCGGGACATCGACGCTGAACTCAAGCGCACTCACGAAACGCTGAACCTCAACCTTGCCCGGATGAGCAAGCGCCTGCTGGCCTGCTGGAACGAGTGTCGCAGCCAGGACACCCTGCCAAGTGCCGCCCAACTCCGGGAAGCCATTGAACCGGAAGCAGCACCCGCAGCACCCGCCCCGCCGCCGCGCCCTCTTATCGACCTGCTGGCTTACAAGGAACGACATGCCATAACCCGCCGGCCCAACACGGTGAAAGCTATCGGCACGCTCTACAACCACCTGGACCGCTATGAACAGCACAGGGGCAAAACTTTAACCTACGAGGGCTTCACGAAGAAATTCTGGGACGATTTTGCTGCCTACCTCCTCGACACGGCCCGGCTGCAAGACAACAGCATCGCCAAGCTCCTTGCTCATTTGAAACACTTCCTGGGGGATGCCCACGAGTCAGGGCATACGACATTGCAGGACTACAAGCGCTGGCACTGGAAGCGCCAAGACCCGGACGTGCTGGCCCTCACCCGAGCCGAATTATCCGCCCTGGAGCGGGTCGACTTGTCCGGCCTGAGCGACACGGACCGGCTGGAGAATGCGCGTGCTTTGTTTCTCATCAGCTGCTACACCGGCCTGCGATTTTCCGACGTAGCTGCCCTGCGGCCGGAGCACCAGAATGGAGAGTGGCTGGAGCTGCGGGCCCAGAAGACCAAGGAGAAGCTCACCATCCCGCTCCGTGGTAACCCAGCCGTACCGCTGCTGGCCCGGCTTTGGGCGGGCCTAGTGCACCCCATCGCCAACCAGAATTTGAATGCTTATATCAAGGACGTCGCCCGGCTTGCGGGCATCGACACTCCTACCAATCATGATGAGCACCGGGGAAGCCTGCACACCAGCACCACCCATCCCAAGTACGAGCTCATCAGCACCCACACGGGTCGGCGCACCTTCGTTACCCTTTCGCTCGAGGGGCGCTTGAGCTGGGAAACGATTATGAAAGCTACCGGACACAAGGACTTCAAATCCTTTCGACGTTACATCCAGGTAACGTCAGATAGGTTGCTGACAGAATTTGCTAGTGTATGGAGCAAACAGGAACACGCCACGAGTAATGTCTTACCCGGGGGCAGCCCCTTGCCAGGCACCGCCTGA
- a CDS encoding DEAD/DEAH box helicase family protein, with amino-acid sequence MLTPEQHARQLIDAQLALAGWLVQDYKQINLGAGAGVAVREYPTDSGPADYALLVDRKLVGIVEAKREGTSLTAVAEQTARYQASATKHAQRVADQLPFGYEANGQEIRFADARDPEPRSRPVFGFHRPETLRGWTRQIGTLRARLRTLPAVTTAGLRDCQIEALRNLDVSLKDDRPRALIQMATGSGKTFTAVSFIYRLIKFAGAKRILFLVDRGNLGRQTLQEFQQYTAPDDGRKFTELYNVQHLTSNQLDTVSKVTITTIQRLYSMLRGEAEFDAGNEERSGFELNGEAPQRPREVAYNPALPPEGYDFVVIDECHRSIYNVWQQVLEYFDAHLIGLTATPAKQTFGFFNQNLVMEYSHERAVVDGVNVGSDVFRIETEITAQGSRVEKGSAVKRMERQTRKRRWETLDDDLVYTGTQLDRSVTTPDQIRTVLTKWKSSLFTELFPGREIVPKTLIFAKSDHHADEIVELVRELFGKGNDFCKKITYGSDENADTLIRKFRNEYNPRVAVTVDMISTGTDIKPLECLLFLRDVRSRVYFDQMKGRGTRVISPSDLETVTSDAGAKTRFVIVDAVGVTDSVKKDTESVERLGGLGFEKLLHAVAQGNHDPAQLRSLATRLARLDRQLTPDDRAAVQTQTGGTTVQQLAARLYDAVDPVRQEAEAQRVAAAEAHAAGQPAPGEPGSALDEPTDAHWQQAVEALTERAVHLFDDPALRTLLTKVHAQHDLIIDLVSQDRVLAAGFESRTSPEAAQEALARQRVDKFQAFIEAHKDEITALQLLHNRPYARRAVTFAQIRELALALRLDHPELTPEGIWAAYEQLEKARVRGAGPKTLLTNLISLVRFALHQTETLTAYPLGVDERFGAWLAAQQQAGRTFTEEQQRWLTMMKEKVATSLSVEAEDFTMPPFVDQGGYARAKQVFGADLNQLVAELNEALAA; translated from the coding sequence ATGCTTACCCCTGAACAGCACGCTCGCCAGCTCATCGACGCCCAACTTGCCCTCGCCGGCTGGCTCGTGCAGGACTACAAGCAGATAAACTTAGGAGCGGGTGCCGGTGTGGCAGTCCGGGAGTACCCCACCGACTCGGGCCCGGCGGACTACGCCCTGCTGGTGGACCGCAAACTGGTGGGCATCGTGGAGGCCAAGCGGGAAGGCACCTCGCTTACTGCCGTGGCCGAGCAGACGGCCCGCTACCAGGCCAGCGCCACCAAGCACGCCCAGCGGGTGGCCGACCAGCTCCCCTTCGGTTATGAGGCCAACGGTCAGGAAATTCGTTTCGCCGATGCCCGCGACCCGGAGCCACGCTCCCGGCCGGTGTTCGGCTTTCACCGGCCTGAGACCCTGCGCGGGTGGACCCGGCAAATTGGTACGCTGCGGGCGCGGCTGCGTACCCTGCCGGCCGTTACCACCGCCGGCCTGCGCGACTGCCAGATTGAAGCCCTGCGCAACCTCGACGTGAGCCTGAAGGACGACCGGCCCCGGGCGCTCATTCAGATGGCCACGGGCTCGGGGAAGACCTTTACGGCGGTGTCGTTCATCTACCGGCTCATCAAGTTTGCGGGGGCCAAGCGCATCCTATTTCTGGTGGACCGGGGCAACCTGGGGCGACAGACCCTGCAGGAGTTTCAGCAGTACACGGCCCCGGACGACGGGCGCAAGTTCACGGAGCTCTACAACGTGCAGCACCTGACCAGCAACCAGCTCGACACGGTGAGCAAGGTCACCATCACCACCATCCAGCGGCTCTACTCGATGCTGCGGGGCGAGGCCGAGTTCGACGCGGGCAACGAGGAGCGGTCGGGCTTCGAGCTGAACGGCGAGGCGCCGCAGCGGCCCCGCGAGGTGGCCTACAACCCGGCCCTGCCGCCCGAGGGCTACGACTTCGTGGTGATTGACGAGTGCCACCGCTCCATCTACAACGTGTGGCAGCAGGTGCTCGAATACTTCGACGCCCACCTCATCGGCCTGACGGCCACGCCGGCCAAGCAGACCTTCGGCTTCTTCAACCAGAACCTGGTGATGGAGTACAGCCACGAGCGGGCCGTGGTCGACGGGGTGAACGTGGGCTCCGACGTGTTCCGCATCGAGACCGAAATCACGGCCCAGGGCTCGCGGGTGGAAAAGGGCAGCGCCGTGAAGCGCATGGAGCGCCAGACCCGCAAGCGCCGCTGGGAAACGCTCGACGACGACTTGGTGTACACCGGCACGCAGCTCGACCGCTCGGTGACGACGCCCGACCAGATTCGCACGGTGCTCACGAAGTGGAAATCCAGCCTGTTCACGGAGCTGTTTCCGGGGCGCGAAATCGTCCCCAAGACCTTGATATTCGCCAAGAGCGACCACCACGCCGACGAAATCGTGGAGCTGGTGCGCGAGCTGTTCGGCAAGGGCAACGACTTCTGCAAGAAAATCACCTACGGCTCCGACGAGAACGCCGACACGCTGATTCGCAAGTTCCGCAACGAGTACAACCCGCGGGTGGCGGTGACGGTGGACATGATTTCGACCGGCACCGACATCAAGCCCCTGGAGTGCCTGCTCTTCTTGCGCGACGTGCGCAGCCGGGTGTACTTCGACCAGATGAAGGGGCGCGGCACGCGCGTCATCAGCCCCTCCGACCTGGAGACGGTGACGAGCGACGCCGGCGCCAAAACTCGTTTCGTGATTGTGGACGCGGTGGGCGTGACCGACTCGGTGAAGAAAGACACCGAAAGCGTGGAGCGCCTCGGCGGCCTGGGCTTCGAGAAGCTGCTACACGCCGTGGCCCAGGGCAACCACGACCCGGCCCAGCTGCGCAGCCTGGCAACCCGCCTGGCCCGGCTCGACCGCCAGCTCACGCCTGACGACCGCGCCGCCGTGCAAACCCAGACCGGCGGGACCACCGTGCAACAGCTCGCCGCCCGCCTCTACGACGCCGTGGACCCCGTGCGCCAAGAAGCCGAAGCCCAGCGCGTGGCCGCGGCCGAAGCCCACGCCGCCGGCCAGCCCGCCCCCGGCGAGCCGGGTAGCGCCCTCGACGAGCCCACCGACGCCCACTGGCAGCAGGCCGTGGAGGCCCTCACCGAGCGGGCCGTACACCTGTTCGACGACCCGGCCTTGCGCACGCTGCTCACCAAGGTGCACGCCCAGCACGACCTCATCATCGACCTGGTGAGCCAGGACCGGGTGCTGGCGGCGGGCTTCGAGAGCCGCACCTCGCCCGAAGCCGCGCAGGAGGCGCTGGCCCGGCAGCGAGTCGACAAGTTTCAGGCCTTCATCGAAGCGCACAAAGATGAAATCACGGCCTTGCAGCTGCTGCACAACCGGCCCTACGCTCGCCGGGCCGTTACCTTTGCCCAGATTCGGGAGCTGGCCCTGGCCCTGCGCCTCGACCACCCGGAACTGACGCCCGAAGGCATCTGGGCGGCCTACGAGCAGCTGGAAAAGGCGCGAGTGCGCGGGGCCGGCCCCAAAACCCTGCTCACCAACCTCATCAGCCTCGTGCGCTTTGCCCTGCACCAGACCGAAACGCTGACGGCCTACCCGCTGGGCGTGGACGAGCGGTTCGGGGCGTGGCTGGCGGCGCAGCAGCAGGCCGGCCGCACGTTCACGGAGGAGCAACAGCGCTGGCTCACAATGATGAAGGAGAAGGTGGCCACCTCCCTGAGCGTGGAGGCCGAAGACTTTACGATGCCGCCCTTCGTGGACCAGGGCGGCTACGCCCGCGCCAAACAGGTGTTCGGGGCAGATTTGAATCAGCTGGTGGCCGAATTAAACGAGGCCCTGGCCGCGTAG
- a CDS encoding restriction endonuclease subunit S: MIGEGKTRGQVAILDIEACNNQNSAAIRVSETEVSPEFVYYYLLGSYHKTRRTSSGNNQPALNKERVRQMEMPLAPLPEQRRIVAKLEELFSKLDAGVATVRRTQALLKRYRQSVLHAAVTGELTRAWREAHPAPTETGAALLARIRAERRAQWEAAQVAKRGGQLPLGEGWKSKYVEPEAVDASELPELPSGWAWTTVEQLGVIGEQTVMTGPFGTSLGTSDFVTSGVPVLTIGCLTEGGIKLNKAVHITEEKAAGLERYRLKKGDLLFSRMASVGRAGFVTSELDGILFNYHIMRLRLDAETITPFFFLYYVRGAREVVSYLLRVNHGATRDGINTEQLLNLPVCLPPIAEQIEIIAEVERRLTVLDALSKTLTDELKRAERLRQSILHRAFTGRLVPQDATDEPATVLLARLRNESTAPPKARKAREPKASPASKQLPMPL; this comes from the coding sequence ATGATAGGTGAAGGGAAAACGCGTGGACAGGTTGCCATCCTTGATATTGAAGCCTGTAACAATCAAAATTCAGCTGCGATTCGGGTTTCTGAGACAGAGGTCAGTCCCGAGTTTGTTTATTACTACTTGTTAGGTAGCTACCACAAGACAAGGCGTACTTCATCTGGCAATAATCAGCCAGCTTTAAATAAAGAGAGGGTGCGGCAAATGGAAATGCCCTTAGCGCCCCTGCCCGAGCAGCGCCGCATCGTGGCGAAGCTGGAGGAGCTATTTAGCAAGCTGGATGCAGGCGTAGCGACCGTGCGCCGCACCCAGGCCCTGCTGAAACGCTACCGCCAGTCGGTGCTGCACGCGGCCGTGACTGGCGAACTTACCCGCGCCTGGCGCGAGGCCCACCCCGCCCCCACCGAAACCGGCGCCGCCCTGCTGGCCCGCATCCGCGCCGAGCGCCGGGCGCAGTGGGAAGCCGCCCAGGTGGCCAAGCGCGGCGGGCAGCTGCCGTTGGGCGAGGGATGGAAATCGAAGTATGTTGAGCCGGAAGCGGTAGATGCTTCCGAGCTTCCGGAGCTGCCGTCGGGCTGGGCTTGGACCACGGTGGAGCAGCTTGGGGTTATAGGAGAGCAAACAGTGATGACAGGACCGTTCGGCACTTCCTTAGGGACGAGTGATTTTGTCACTTCTGGAGTACCAGTCTTAACTATTGGCTGCTTGACAGAAGGCGGCATTAAGTTGAATAAAGCAGTCCATATCACTGAAGAAAAAGCAGCTGGGCTTGAGCGCTACCGGCTGAAAAAAGGAGATTTGCTTTTCTCGCGCATGGCATCTGTTGGGAGAGCTGGTTTTGTTACGAGTGAGCTTGATGGCATTCTCTTCAATTATCACATCATGCGCTTAAGGCTGGATGCCGAGACCATAACCCCTTTCTTTTTCCTCTACTATGTCCGTGGAGCCCGCGAAGTCGTCAGTTATTTGCTCCGTGTGAATCATGGTGCCACGAGGGACGGAATCAACACAGAGCAGTTATTAAACCTGCCCGTTTGCTTGCCGCCCATCGCCGAGCAAATAGAAATCATAGCCGAAGTAGAGCGCCGCCTCACCGTGCTCGATGCGCTGAGCAAGACCCTCACCGACGAGCTGAAACGCGCCGAGCGCCTGCGCCAGAGCATCCTGCACCGGGCTTTCACCGGCCGCCTTGTGCCCCAAGATGCCACCGACGAGCCGGCCACGGTGCTGCTGGCGCGGCTCCGGAACGAATCCACGGCCCCGCCGAAAGCGCGCAAGGCCCGGGAGCCCAAAGCCTCGCCGGCATCAAAACAACTCCCCATGCCCTTGTAG